GTTCAGGAAGGGGGATCGGTGAAAGCTGAATGTTGAATTTTTCGAGAAGCTCGCCCTCATTGCACATTGTTGACCAGAAATCGAACGGACGCGGGCCAATCTGCAAAATTCTTGTGTGCCTGAAAACTTTACAGACTCAACTTTTTACGACATTGCAGACCGCTATGAAGTCCCGTAATCCGCGCTCAAATTCCGGGTCAGTAAGGTTGCAGTTGTTCATGTAGGTGAATGGGACTCTGAACCGCCGCAAAACTTTTCCCGTTGCGAAGAGTCCGCACTGGCTGTCGCGGAGTCTCATACCGTCCGGGCTTGGGCGTTCGTCTCTAGAACCCCATAAGAGTACAGGAACGTTTAACGCTTTTGCGAGCCTTGCGCATTCGTACTCCGTCCCGAAATTAGCGTGAGGAATGAAAAGCCCGGCTACATTTTCGGCCTTGAATTTCGCGGTAATCTTTTCGAGTCCGGCATCGTCATACAGCAATCCTTCCTCGTTCACGTCGTCAATGTCAACAAAATCAATGTTCAGCTCACGGAGTCGATTTGCTGTAAGTTTCCTGTACTCAACCGCCGCGGGTGCGCTGAAGATTGCCCGTCTTGTAGGCGCGAATCCTATCTTGATTTTTGCGCTCATAGATTTTCCCCCTTTATCTTGTTACTTTGACTCGTTGCGTGCCTGTAACGCCATTTTTGCCTGTAAATTTCTCTGCGTCTGGTCGATTATTACCGCGAGGATTATTACTGCGCCGCGTATGATTTTCTGCCAGAACTCAGAGACTCCGCACATCGTCATTCCGTCATTGATTACGCCGATAACGAAAGCTCCGACAATTGTCCCGATAATCGTACCTGAGCCGCCCGACATTGACGTGCCGCCGAGAACTGTAGCCGCGATTGCGTTCATTTCCCAGCCGTCGCCCGAAGCAGGATGAGCCGCCGACAATTGAGCCGTGTTGATGATTCCTATCCACGCCGCGCAGAATCCCGAAATCACGTAAGCAAGAATCTTCACGCGGTCAGCCTTAATCCCTGAAAGTTTCGCTGACTTCTCATTGCCTCCGACAGCGAGGAATTGCCAGCCCGTTGGAGTCCTGTTCAGCAACAACGCCGCTATGATTGAGAGTATCGCAAAGACATAAACGCCCGCAGGAATCCCAAACCAGTTAGCACCGAATGACTTCAAGCCGACATTGCCGAGTCCCTCAAAGCCTCCTATGCTTTAGAATGTCGCGCCCGCCGAACGCAGGTTAGCGAGTCCACGGCAGATGTACATTGTTCCGAGTGTCGTAATGAATGCCGCTATGTTAAGTTTTGTGATGATTAATCCGTTGACGAGTCCAATAAGGCAGCCCATGCAGAGCATCAGCACAATGATAGCCGGGACTGTGAAATAAATCGTTTTCCGCCGATCGTCAAGCCTTCCTGAATCAATCCGCCCGCGAGCATTCCGACAAGCCCGACAACTGAGCCGACAGACAAATCAATTCCGCCCGTGATGATTACGAACGTCATACCGAGCGCAAGAATGCCGTAAAGCGCTACATGTTTCGCGACCATCGTTAATGTGTTCAGTGAAAGGAACGATGATGACGCAAAGCTGAAGAAAATCACGAGAAGAATCAAGACGATAAACGTACGGCCTTTCAGCAAGGTCATAATCAACTGGCTGTTATCTTTTTTCATTGTTTCACCCCTAATCAAATTTCTGTTACGCCGCCGCGTGTTTGCCTGTTCCGAGTCCAGCATATGAAGCCCGGACTAAGTTGTCTTCTGTTATCTCTGAGCCGGTTAATTCAGCGGTGCATTTGCCGTTTGAGAGGACATAAATTCTGTCAGCAATCGCCATAATCTCTTTCAGCTCTGACGATATTACGATAATTGAGAGTCCGCGCTCCGAGAAGTCGTGAATGATTTCGAACACTTCCGTTTTTGCGCCGATGTCAATTCCTCATGAAGGCTCGTCCATCAGAAGCACTTCCGGCTTTGTCATGAGTCCTTTTGCGATTACAACCTTCTGCTGATTGCCTCCTGAAAGCGAGAGAATCGGAAGATGTTTATCCGCAACCTTTATGTGAAGCTCTCTGATTTCCTCGTCAACGGCTTTCCCCTCTGCTGTGTAATCCATGAAGCAGAAGCGCGTGAACTCCTCAAGAGACGCAAGAGAAGCATTTTTGCAGATGTCGAGACTTTGAACGAGTCCCTGCCTCTGTCTGTCTTCCGGCACAATCGCAAACCCCGCGTTAAGCTGGTCGGCAATCGTTCCTACTTTCATTTTCTGCCCCTTGTAGATGATTTCCCCTGAATGTTCGGGACGCATTCCCATCAGGCACTCGAACAGCTCACTACGTCCTGCGCCTAATAGCCCGTAGATTCCGAGAACCTCGCCCTTCTTGAGATACATACTCACATCATCAAGAAGCCATCCTCCGCCTGTTTTGGGAAGATACAAATTGTTGACCTCTAGAACTTTTTCGGCCTCGTCAAGATTAATGCTCCGTTCGAATCTGTGATACTGTGTATTTTTCCCGACCATGTTCTCAACTATCCATTCAAGCGAGATGTCTTTTATGTCAGCGTCAGCAACATATTTCCCGTCTCTGAGAATAGTAACGTGGTCGCCGATCTCCATAATCTCTTCAAGCCTGTGTGAGATGTACACGATTGATATACCCTGTTCGAGAAGCTCGCGCATAATCTTGAACAGCACTTTTACTTCAGCGGCAGAAAGTGATGATGTAGGCTCGTCCATAATGAGAACGCGCAAATCATCGTCAACAAGATTCCGGGCAATCTCTACCATCTGCTGTTGTCCGACCCGCAAATCACCGACTAGAGTCTCAGGCGGTATTTCATGCTCAAGACGCTGGAGAATTTTCCGCGCTCCCTCAATGTGTTTTCTGTCGTCAAGAAATCCTGCGTTAGTCTTCTCATGATTCATGTAGATGTTTTGATACACTGTCAGATTCGGGAAGAGGCTTAATTCCTGGTGAATTATTCCGATGCCTTTTGCCTTTGCATCGTTAATGTCCCGGAAGTAAACCTCTTCTCCGTCCATGTACATTTTCCCCGCTGAGGGCTGCTCAATCCCGGCAATCATTTTCATGAGCGTAGATTTTCTCGCTCCGTTCTCGCCGATTAACACATTCACTTTTGCTTTGAGAAGGTCAAATGAAACTTGGTCGAGAGCCTTTGTGCCGGGGTAAATTTTGTCGATTTTCTCGCAGTGCAAAACTACATTGGGATCATCAAACATAAAATCCCCTCCACTATTCAACAACGATTGAAACAGGGGTAATATTGACCTGATTCCCTGATGACACAGCCGCGCCGATAACTGTTACAGTTTTTCCCTTCACGCTGTCATTGATTGCGAGGGGCGAAACTACTTCATTGTCTACCTGAGTATTCAGAGCCTTTGCGTACTGGCTCCATTCGGTTTGATTCGTGAAGTCTCCGAAACTTTTGACGGTCTGAACATCGCGGACAGCAGTCCCGGTATAAATGCTTCCGAGCTGAATCACGAACTGCATACCGCCCGAATAAATTTCAGGAGTTACGGCCATAGTTTTGCGCTTTCCCCCGGCCTTTGACGAGTAATCGCTGACTGTCCCCCGGAACTTTATCGCCTTTCCTGCGCCTAACTCTTTGAGGTTTACCGCGTTAATGTCTTCTGCCTTGCCTGTGATTTCTGCGGAAATTTTCGCCCAGTCGCTTCCCGAACTTGCATTAGCGTCAAAAGCAACAACGCCCGTGTATTTTCCTTCCGTCCCTTTTTCGATGACGAGCGCGGAATTTGCTACAAAAGCGACAATAGCCACAGCGATAATTACGGCTAAAATTTTTCCCTTCAAGATAATCTCTCCTTTCGTGGGATAAAAAAAATCTCCCCCTCCGCGTTTGAAGGGGGAAAAGTGAAGTTACTTCTCTGTGTAGACGAACTGCGAGAGATTCGCAACGTTGTCCTTTGTGATTGCTATGCAGGGGACAAGCTGTTTTTCTGAGGCGGGCTTTGTTCCGTTCTTGATGTAAGCGTCAGCCTGCTCAACGGCGATTTCTGTTATTCTCGCAATCTGCTGTAATGCTGTGCCTACCATCTGGCCTTTTGCGATGTAGGCGGCGGCATCATCTGAGCCATCGAGGCCAATAATCTTGATGTCTTTCCTTCCCGCGTCAATGCAGGCCTGAGCAGCTCCGCAGGCCATCGTGTCATTCCCGCAGATAATGCCGGTAATGTCGGGGTTCGCCTGGAGGATGGCCTCTGTCTTTGAGTAGCCTTCTGTCTGACTCCAGTTTGCTGACTGCTGAGCGACCATCTTCAGATCGGGATATTCATCGATTACTGAGTGATAATTCTGCGAACGCACCCAGCAATTTGTATCCGACTCAAGTCCGAGAAGCTCCGCGTATTTCCCTTTGTAGTCCATAGCCTCGACCCATTTCTCAGCGATTGCGGCGGCTCCCTGGCGTTGTCGGCGACTATCTGAGCGATGGCGAGTCCCGAAGCGTTGATTTCGCGGTCAATGAGGAACACGGGAATTTTTGCCTCGACTGCTTTTCGTACTGCCTCGATTGAAGCGTCTGCCCCGGCGTTGTCGCAGATGATTGCGACTGCTTTGTCAGAAATTGCCGCCTCGAAAAGCTGAAGCTGTGCTGCCCGTCATCATCGTGAGAGAAACATTTCGGAGTATAGCCGAGTGCTGTAGCTTTTGCGGCTCCGACTCTCTGCTCAGTGCCGAAAAACGGATTTGACGCTGACGGGGTTATGATGTAATGATCCCTGCGGCTGACGCTGAGAGAGCAAGACACATAACCATTAATAGAGCGACTGATACGGTAATAAATCTCTTCATTATCGAAAAGTCCCCCCTGATTTATTTTTTGTGGATGTCGCAAATTTTACTAAATTACACAGCTAAATTTCAATAAATTATCAAGCTATTCTTTAGGAATATTTACTAAACTAAGCATTATGGTAATATTTTTTCGGTGATGTAAACAATGACAGTAACAGCGAAAATGATTGCCAAAGAGTTAGGGATTTCAGAGTCAGCGGTTTCAATAGCACTGAACAACAAAAAGGGAGTAAGCCGCGAGACAAGAAGAATAATTATAGATACGGCGCATATTACCGTTGATTGCCAATTGACCAAACATGTTTTTCCTTCGCGTTCTCAGGTTTGTTCTGTGCCATTACTCCGGCTAGGGCATGAGGAACATACAGCTCCTCAAGATATGCAGTCTCTTTTTCCGTCAAAACAAACTCAACTGATTTCACAGCACCTTCAACATGACTTATTTTTGTTGCACCTACAACTGGTGAAGCGGCCTTAGTCAAAAGCCATGCAAGCGCGATTTCTGTCATCGTTACATTTCTTTTTTCCGCAAGCTCCGACACTCTGGAAATAATTTCTGCGTCCTGATCTTTTGTCGCGTCATATTTGAAGCGGGCGTAACTGTCTTCCCGGAGTCGTTTTGAGTCTTCCTGCGGCATTCTTGAGAGTCTTCCGCTGGCTAACGGGCTGTAAGGTGTGAGAGCTATATTTTCTTCAGCGCAGTAAGGCACCATTTCGCGCTCTTCCTCACGGAAAATTAGGTTGTAATGTCCCTGAACAGATACGAATTTCGGGAAGCCTTCCCTTTCTGCAAGGGCGTTAGCTTTCGCGATCTGCCACGCGTAACAATTCGATATTCCTATGTAACGAACCTTCCCGGCTTTTACGGCTCTGTTCAATCCGTCAAGAATGTCGTAAATATCCGTCTGCCAGTCCCACATGTGATAAATGTACAAATCAACATAATCAACGCCGAGATTCTTAAAGCTCATGTCAAGCATGTTCGCTATATGCTGCTGGCCTGAGATACCGTCTTCTATTTCCTGCTGTGTTCGGGGCAGAAACTTTGTCGCTATTACAACGTCATCACGCCTCGCAAAATCACGCAGAGCCTTCCCGACATACTGCTCACTTGTACCGCTCTGATATGCTATTGCTGTGTCGTAAAAATTTATGCCGAGTTCTAATCCGCGCCGAATGATTCCACGAGTCTGTGATTCGTCAACTGTCCATGAATGCTGGCCTCTCGAAGCATCTCCGAAACCCATGCAGCCCATACAGATTCTTGACACCTTCAAATCCGAATTTCCGAGCCTAGTATATTGCATTTGTCTTCCTCCTTAGTCTTTAACTCCCAAAAGTTTTTTGGCGCATGTATATGCTATGTCGTAAATAGAAAGATACGTAAAATCTATCCCCGCGTCCTTCATGGCTTTGCGTTGCTTCTCTGAAACTACCGTATAGGGGTAAATTCCATATATGAACGGGAAAAAAGCATAGATAAAATTTTGCCGCTCCTGCTCCGAAATATCAGGGCAGAATTTCGCAATGCACCTTTCAACCGCCTTTACTGATTTCCCGTAAGCGGCTTTGAACTCCGTGAGCTTCTCAAGCCTGCTATTAGCTTCCATGTCAAAATGATTCATTGAGAAAAGTTTCAGCATTCTTCCGCGCTTCTCTAATGAACGGGCAAGCTCTCGCGCTATCTCATCGGCTGTCATGGATTCGCGGCTGTCGGTAATCATAGTAAGCTCTTCTGCCCATTGCTCATACTCTCTCTGAAGAAGGGCAAGGAATATCTCTTCTTTCGTATGGAAATAGTTATAGATAGCCGGCCTCTTTAATGAAGTAAGCTCCCCGATGTCCTTCATTGTTATCTCCCTGAAGCTCATTCTTTCATAAAGCAAAGCGCAGGCGTTCACTATCTCGTCTCTTCTGGCTCTGGCCAGTTCAGCAGAACCCCTTGAAATTTTCAGCACCTTCTTTCCTGACATCGCGTTAACGTTAATTCGCATTTTATACAAAAAAAGTTTGCTGTCAAATGTAAAATGCTTTCGTTGACAACATTTTATCAGCGGATATAATTTATACTGACACTGTGTCAAAATAATCATCAGGAGGTTTGCAATCTTGAAGAAAATCATATTCATGTTTGCGGTCATCTTTACGGTTTCGCTGACGTTCGGAATATCTTGCGCGGATGAGACATTCAAAGGCACTGCGGAAGGTCATAACGGGCCTTTAAGCGTTTCGGTGAAAATCGACGGTGATGGGAAAATCATTCAGGCTGAAGTTACATCACACATCGAAACGGCTGGAGTCTCAGAACGAGCCATAAAGGAAATGCCGGGAAGAATCACAGACGCGCAGTGATTAACGCTGTACGAAATGCCATAACAGCAGCAGGGCTTGACGCGAACAAATACATGACTCCTCCGTCGCAGCACGAAAAGCAAAAGGCAGTTTATGATGTTGATATTGCGATTGTCGGAGGCGGTATCGCCGGGTTGTCTGCCGGAACTCATGCGGCTGAGAGCGGGAAAAAAGTCCTCATCATCGAGAAACAGAGTCAGCTTGGTGGCTCGGCACTTCTTGCGGCAGGAGTCATGAATGTTGCCGGGACGAGTCTTCAGCGTGAAAACGGAATCAATGACTCGCCCGAAAATAACGTTAAGGATCTCGCGAATCCTTCAAGCAAATACATAACCGACAATCCCGTGTTCAGCCTGATAATGCACCGAAACGGAGCCAAAATGATAGAGGAACTACGCGGCAGAGGATTGGAATTTGTCGACTACAGCACAATGCGCCCGCGTATTCATATCGCAGCCCCTGCCATGTATCAGGGCGGCAACACAATAATAGAACTGTGGAAGAGAGATTTTGCCAAAGCAGGCGGAAAAGCTATTCTTGACACGAAAGTTACAGGACTCATTTTTGACGATGCCGGAACAGTAACAGGCGTAAAAGCAGAGGGGAAAAATACAGAAGTAACCGTGAACGCAAAGGCCGTAATTCTTGCGACTGGCGGCTACTCGAACAATATGCGGCTTGTAGCGAAACTCACGCCGGAATATTCGGGAGTAATTCCGCGCGACAATTCAGGGGCTACAGGAGACGGGATAACTTTCGCAGAGTCTGCCGGCGGGTATCTATGGGCAACTGATGCAGGCTATCAATTTTTCTGCGTTGACACAAAACGCCTTTACGACCTGCCGACGCTGTCGACTTTCGCATCTTCCATCATGGTAAACCTGAGCGGAGATAGCTTCGTGAATGAGTCTTTGCCGTTCACAATTCCCGCACGCGCTTTGAGATCACAAAAGGGCGGAAAGGGCTGGTTTGTCTTTGACGACACCGCAAGGGCAATGCACAAACCCATAGAGCATTATTTCGAGATGGGCATAGTAACAGAAGCGAACTCAGTCAATGAATTAGCAAACAAAATCTCAGCTCCGAATCTCCCTGCTACTGTCGAACACTATAACGCCATGAGCAAAGCCGGAAAAGATGAGGATTTCGGACGCTCCATAAATTTGCGCGGACTCACCGGGGAACATTTCTACGCTATAGGAGCATGGCCGGCAATTTATGTTTCTTTCGGCGGAGTGAAGTCAGATGAGAATTTCCGCGTAATTCGCAGGGACGGAACGCCGATAAAAGGTCTTTATGCTGCCGGTGAAATTCTCGGTTCTCTTGAGGCTCAGGAAGGAAGAGCATACACAAGCGGGCTGCTTCAGGGAATGGTTACAGGAAAGATTGCAGCAGATTCGGCAGTCGCTGACATGAAGAACTAGAATATTTGCACGATAAACCCCCGTGTCGTAACGGCAGGGGGATTCTTTTGTTCCGCTGAGAAATAAACCGCTTTGTAACTGCTATAATAAAAACCTTCAGAAAAACAGCGGCAGTATAAATTCGGAGATGACAAAAATGGGACAGCTTCCAATACCGATGAAAACAGCTTCACGTATATTTTTCGGAACAGCCAATCCGCCTGTGTCAGATGATGAGAAAACAGCTTATGACCTTATGGACACCGTTTTTGCTTCTGGAGTCAATGCATTTGACTGCGCCCGCAGTTATGGCAAAGCGGAAAAAGTATTAGGGAAATGGATTGAGTCCCGCAAATGCCGCGAGAAGGCAATAATTCTCAGCAAATGCGGTGATGTAAAAGCAGGAAAAGTTTTAGTGAACCGCCGCGTAATTATGGAACAGCTTAATCAAAGTTTAGAAGCACTGCGTACAAATTGCATTGATATTTATCTCCTTCACCGCGATGACCCGAATACGTCTGCTGAAGAATTAGCGGATAAGTACGGGGTTTCAGTCCCGGAAATCGCAATGCGCTACGTTTTCAGCAATGAGATGAATATTTTTGCGGTGGTCAGCACGACTTCAGCAGAACGGCTACAGATGAATATTCATGCGGCAAATAGTCCCCTCAGCGCGGAAGATGCCGCATACTTGGAGGCATAACGGCAATGAAGACAAAACAGGAAATATTTTTACGGCTGGCGTTCCTTTTCTGTGGGCTTACGGTTGCTCATCTCGGCGTTACATTATTCCTTCTAGCAAATCTCCTAGCAAATCTCGCTGCAGATCCGTTTAATGTTTTTGTTCAGGGACTTAATCACTTAATGCGTGGCTTCAATCTCTCACACGGTATCATTCATATGTGTATTTCTTTCATGATAATACTTGTCTTGTTAGTCGCAGACAGAAGCTACATCAAGGCAGGTACAATCATATGTATGTTCTGCGGAGGCCCGATAATAGATTTCTTCATGTGGGTGCTGAATGAGCTTGAGATAGAAAGCACAGGATTGGCGATAAAAATCCCGGTTTTGATTCTCGGCTGTGTCATTCTTGCTTTTGGGATGACTATCGTAATACGCTCAGAAGCCGGCACAGGGCCTAATGATTTAGTAGCCGTTGTGATAAGCGAAAAGGGGCATTTCAAATTTGGGCTTACAAGAGTAATCACAGACAGTATATTTGTTCTGGCTGGCTTTATTATGGGCGGTAAACTTGGAATAGGCACAATAATTTGCGCTTTCTTAGTCGGATTCGTTGCTGACTTTTTCATGCCATATTCACAGAAAATCATCAACTCAGGACTTCATTTGATTTAGATTGCATTAGTTAGCATTAAGCGGGATGCTATAGCCTTCACGGTTGCTTGAGGCTTTTATTTCTTCCCTGTCAAAAATTTTTACTGTCGGTTATCTGTTAATTGATACATATTAATTTTCAACAGTGCTGATTATATAATGCCCCTTTCACTTTTTGTGCTGTCCTGAAGGGAGGCAGGCTGCGGAATTTTGTTGCTATGATTATAGGGAAGGAAAAACGGAAATGCCGCCTGATTTTTTGCGAGGGCAGAACAGGAAAAACGAGTCATGAGAAAGAGTCATCCGCGCTCAAAAATACATGCCGTAAAATTCGCTCTGACCTGCGGAAATTGATGACAGATGTACGGGGCTTTGCGTCATTGGCGGAAGTGAGTAAAGGAATAATGCTATAATTTTTAGCTAAATTTTTCGCAGGGAGCTGAAAAGTGAAAATGTCCTCCGTATTATGTCCAACCAAGCAGAATCATCCTGCAACAAGAAATTCATCGCTTGAGCTACTGAGAATTGCCGCTATGATGATGACATAGGCCATCACATTTACAGGCACGGAAATTTTGATTTCCCCGCTGATGTGCTTTCCGTCAATAAGCTATGGGTTCAGTTCCTGCTGTCCACAGCCAATATAGGCGATAACATATTCGTCATCATATCGGGCTATTTCCTCATAAAATCCTCCGGCGTGAAATGGCTGAAGGCGTTCGGCTTATGGGTGCGGGCATTCTTCTACGCGGTGTCAATTTACTTCCTGTTTGTCTGGGCAGGGATGGCGGAGTTTGACATGAAAACTGCCCTGAGAGTCATGTGTCCCGTTACTAGGCCGGCAAACTGGTTCATTGCGACATACTTTGTGTTGTCCCTCATTCACCCGTATGTGAACGCCATGCTTCACTCATTCAGCCGTGAGGATTACAGAAAATACCTTGTCTCGGTCTTCATTTTCTGGAGCATAATACCAATGCTGACGAACTCAGATTTTCAGGGAAATCCTTTGATCAGCTTCATATGCCTGTATTCACTCGGAGGCTATATCAGGTTATGGGCTGACAGCTTTGGAGACAGGAAATATATCATGTACGGGGCATTGTCCGCGCTCGGTAATTTCTTTCTCATGGCTGTTCTTGAGTTTGCGGCGATGAGAATAGAGCCTCTCAGGAATTTTGCCGCGGGGCATCCTCTTTTTGTCGAATACTTATTTGATATGATGAGGCCGCTTCCTGTTCTTTCCGCGCTTTTCCTGTTCATAGGCTTCAAGCGTGTCAGGATAAACAGCAGGGCAATCAATATCGCGGCATCGGCTACTCTTGGAGTGTACCTGATTCATGAGAATGAATTTGTCCGCGAAAATTTCTTGTGGCAGGATATTTTCAGGATGCCTTCATTCACTGACAGCCCTTATCTTATCCCTTACTCGCTGGCGGCAATAATCATCGTGTATATTTCTTGCACCCTGATTGATTTGCTGCGGTCAAAAATCTTCCGGGCGTTGTCGCGGGGCAGGCTCTCATAACATACACACGTCCGCAAAATTCACGGATGCCCAAAACTTTATGGGTGTCCGTTTTTTTATGCGCCGTAATATAATTGATTAATATCTCGCAAAATTATCACAAGGAGCCAGGATAAAATTTATGTGCCGTCCACAGAATCATGAACAGAGAAATTTTATCGACACAATAAAACAGTTAGGCAACAGCGCAATCCTTATCCGCTGCGGCAAGGGCGGCAAATCGGAAGCCGTCTATATTTCCCCCGAATATATCGCCATGATGGAGGATGACCCCGCAGGTGCTGACCGCTTCAACGAGTCAGGAGACTTCAGCCCGATAATTTACCCGGAAGACAGGCCGCTTGTTGATTACATGCTGAAGAATCACGAAGCCCCCGACAAATCACAGCGCATTCAGATACGCAAAATCACCGCAAAGAACAATATTATTTGGTGCAGCGCACACTATGCTTTTCTCACGGTCGGCGGGGAAGATTATGTTTACATCACCTTTTCGGACATAACGCTGTTCAAGAATTACGAGGAGAAAATACGCACTAGCTACGATTCAATCGGGCAGAATTTCTACCATCAGGACAAATTCACGCTGGGAATGTTCCGGGCTGACATTACGCTTGACACTCTTGAGGAAGTCCGGGGCAGGGACTTGTTCAGCACAGACCAAGAGCAGCAGTCATTCTCAGGAATGCTCAAAGCCCGCTCAAAGCACTACATTAATTTCATGGAGCGCAAAAAGCTCATGGACACCTTCAGCCCGAACTCCCTCCTCGATTCTTACGTCAAAGGCAAAATAGGAATACGGCAGGTCTTATTGTCCCGGCGCGAGAACGGCGGAATATGTTACATTGAGTTCTCCGCCGTCATGACACGCAACCCCCTTAACGGCCATGTAGCCGCCTTCATTACTGAGCGCGAGTGCAACAACTCGAAAGTGTATCAGACTATTGTCGACAAAATTTTAGCCAGGCAGTTTGAGATGATAGCGTATATGGCTGTCGGACGCTATCACATCACTGTCAGCGACGGACAGAAAGAAGGCAGCATTCTCCCTAAATCTGAGCATGAGACTTTCAACGCATATATTCATGATGAGATACTGCCCATACTGCATGGGACTGACGAGCAAATTAACGAGATGACACGCGCATTAGCCCCGGACTCGATAGCGTTCGGCACTCAGAAAAATTCATTGTATGAAGTAAATATAGTGTGCGATATTGACGGGAGAATTTTCTACAAGCAGTTCAATTTTTACGCCGTAAACCCGGGATTTTATATCATCCTCGTTTCTGATACGACACGTTTGCACAAAGAGCAGCAGGAACGCTCCGAACAGTTAGAGGAAGCCCTAGACCTCGCAAACGCCGCAATGCAGCAGGCACGCCGGGCAAATTCCGCAAAAAGTGAGTTCCTAGCGAACATGTCCCACGAAATTCGCACACCGATTAACGCCGTGTTAGGCATGAATGAGATGATCATACGCGAAAGCACAA
This region of Synergistaceae bacterium genomic DNA includes:
- a CDS encoding substrate-binding domain-containing protein — encoded protein: MDYKGKYAELLGLESDTNCWVRSQNYHSVIDEYPDLKMVAQQSANWSQTEGYSKTEAILQANPDITGIICGNDTMACGAAQACIDAGRKDIKIIGLDGSDDAAAYIAKGQMVGTALQQIARITEIAVEQADAYIKNGTKPASEKQLVPCIAITKDNVANLSQFVYTEK
- a CDS encoding DUF2291 family protein codes for the protein MKGKILAVIIAVAIVAFVANSALVIEKGTEGKYTGVVAFDANASSGSDWAKISAEITGKAEDINAVNLKELGAGKAIKFRGTVSDYSSKAGGKRKTMAVTPEIYSGGMQFVIQLGSIYTGTAVRDVQTVKSFGDFTNQTEWSQYAKALNTQVDNEVVSPLAINDSVKGKTVTVIGAAVSSGNQVNITPVSIVVE
- a CDS encoding ABC transporter permease produces the protein MKSFGANWFGIPAGVYVFAILSIIAALLLNRTPTGWQFLAVGGNEKSAKLSGIKADRVKILAYVISGFCAAWIGIINTAQLSAAHPASGDGWEMNAIAATVLGGTSMSGGSGTIIGTIVGAFVIGVINDGMTMCGVSEFWQKIIRGAVIILAVIIDQTQRNLQAKMALQARNESK
- a CDS encoding sugar ABC transporter ATP-binding protein, translated to MFDDPNVVLHCEKIDKIYPGTKALDQVSFDLLKAKVNVLIGENGARKSTLMKMIAGIEQPSAGKMYMDGEEVYFRDINDAKAKGIGIIHQELSLFPNLTVYQNIYMNHEKTNAGFLDDRKHIEGARKILQRLEHEIPPETLVGDLRVGQQQMVEIARNLVDDDLRVLIMDEPTSSLSAAEVKVLFKIMRELLEQGISIVYISHRLEEIMEIGDHVTILRDGKYVADADIKDISLEWIVENMVGKNTQYHRFERSINLDEAEKVLEVNNLYLPKTGGGWLLDDVSMYLKKGEVLGIYGLLGAGRSELFECLMGMRPEHSGEIIYKGQKMKVGTIADQLNAGFAIVPEDRQRQGLVQSLDICKNASLASLEEFTRFCFMDYTAEGKAVDEEIRELHIKVADKHLPILSLSGGNQQKVVIAKGLMTKPEVLLMDEPS
- a CDS encoding aldo/keto reductase translates to MQYTRLGNSDLKVSRICMGCMGFGDASRGQHSWTVDESQTRGIIRRGLELGINFYDTAIAYQSGTSEQYVGKALRDFARRDDVVIATKFLPRTQQEIEDGISGQQHIANMLDMSFKNLGVDYVDLYIYHMWDWQTDIYDILDGLNRAVKAGKVRYIGISNCYAWQIAKANALAEREGFPKFVSVQGHYNLIFREEEREMVPYCAEENIALTPYSPLASGRLSRMPQEDSKRLREDSYARFKYDATKDQDAEIISRVSELAEKRNVTMTEIALAWLLTKAASPVVGATKISHVEGAVKSVEFVLTEKETAYLEELYVPHALAGVMAQNKPENAKEKHVWSIGNQR
- a CDS encoding TetR/AcrR family transcriptional regulator, with the translated sequence MLKISRGSAELARARRDEIVNACALLYERMSFREITMKDIGELTSLKRPAIYNYFHTKEEIFLALLQREYEQWAEELTMITDSRESMTADEIARELARSLEKRGRMLKLFSMNHFDMEANSRLEKLTEFKAAYGKSVKAVERCIAKFCPDISEQERQNFIYAFFPFIYGIYPYTVVSEKQRKAMKDAGIDFTYLSIYDIAYTCAKKLLGVKD
- a CDS encoding aldo/keto reductase gives rise to the protein MGQLPIPMKTASRIFFGTANPPVSDDEKTAYDLMDTVFASGVNAFDCARSYGKAEKVLGKWIESRKCREKAIILSKCGDVKAGKVLVNRRVIMEQLNQSLEALRTNCIDIYLLHRDDPNTSAEELADKYGVSVPEIAMRYVFSNEMNIFAVVSTTSAERLQMNIHAANSPLSAEDAAYLEA
- a CDS encoding FAD-dependent oxidoreductase, with product MINAVRNAITAAGLDANKYMTPPSQHEKQKAVYDVDIAIVGGGIAGLSAGTHAAESGKKVLIIEKQSQLGGSALLAAGVMNVAGTSLQRENGINDSPENNVKDLANPSSKYITDNPVFSLIMHRNGAKMIEELRGRGLEFVDYSTMRPRIHIAAPAMYQGGNTIIELWKRDFAKAGGKAILDTKVTGLIFDDAGTVTGVKAEGKNTEVTVNAKAVILATGGYSNNMRLVAKLTPEYSGVIPRDNSGATGDGITFAESAGGYLWATDAGYQFFCVDTKRLYDLPTLSTFASSIMVNLSGDSFVNESLPFTIPARALRSQKGGKGWFVFDDTARAMHKPIEHYFEMGIVTEANSVNELANKISAPNLPATVEHYNAMSKAGKDEDFGRSINLRGLTGEHFYAIGAWPAIYVSFGGVKSDENFRVIRRDGTPIKGLYAAGEILGSLEAQEGRAYTSGLLQGMVTGKIAADSAVADMKN
- a CDS encoding ABC transporter permease — translated: MKKDNSQLIMTLLKGRTFIVLILLVIFFSFASSSFLSLNTLTMVAKHVALYGILALGMTFVIITGGIDLSVGSVVGLVGMLAGGLIQEGLTIGGKRFISQSRLSLC
- a CDS encoding FMN-binding protein gives rise to the protein MKKIIFMFAVIFTVSLTFGISCADETFKGTAEGHNGPLSVSVKIDGDGKIIQAEVTSHIETAGVSERAIKEMPGRITDAQ